The Cuculus canorus isolate bCucCan1 chromosome 14, bCucCan1.pri, whole genome shotgun sequence genomic sequence TTAGTTGGAAGTTGAGTTATCTTCATGTTATCACTCTCTTTCACTTCACTGGAATTAAGCTAACAATACTAGATTAAGTAGAGgacaaagatgattttttttaaattgatttttatcttgTCTTATATTGCACAGGACAGAGAAATGGACTATCAGCAAAGCTCCAGAGACAACTTACTTTCAATGGAGGACTGCAAAGACCTTGAGAACTTGGAGTCTTTCACAGACATCCTGGACAAAGAGGCTGCTCTCACCTCAAAGTGGGAGCAGTGGGACACCTACTGTGAAGACTTAACTAAGTACACTAAATTAACCAGCTGTGACATCTGGGGAACAAAAGAGGTGGATTACCTGGGCCTTGATGACTTTTCAAGCCCATACCAAGATGAAGAGGTGATAAGCAAAACACCAACACTTGCTCAGCTTAACAGTGAGGACTCCCAACCTGTTTCTGATTCTCTCTATTACCCTGATTTGCTCCTCAGTGTAAAACAAAACCCTTTAAATTCTTTGCTACCTGgcaaaaaaattgcaaacagagcagcagcccCGGTCTGTTCCTCCAAGAACGTTCAGGCTGAGGCACCTTTGTCGGACTGTGTTCAGAAGGCAAGCAAACCTGCAACTCAGCCTGCTTCCAGTACACAAATCATGGTGAAGACCAATGTGTGCAATAATGAAAAGGTGAACATTCATGTTGAATGTAAAGACTATgttaaaaaggcaaaagtaaAGATCAATCCTTTACCACAGAGCAGACCAGTGCTGAGCCAGACTCATGCTGatgcagcaaaggaaaacaccTGCTATTGTGGTGCTGTAGCAAAGagacaagaaaggaaaggaatagagTCCCCACATAGTCACAGTACACCTCCTGGTTTGCCTTTTAAAGAGACTCAAGAGCTGCTCCTCAGTCCTACCCAGGAAACTCCAGGACTTATTGTGGGGGAGAGCAGTCTTTCTGCCAGCGCATCAGTGTCagattcttcacagaagaagGAGGAGCACAACTATTCTCTTTTTGTAACAGACAGCTTGGGTGAACAGTCAGCCAAAGGAGACCCTGAGGAAgatgaggatgatgatgatgatattGAAGATGAGGACCATGATGAAGGATTTGGCAGTGAGCACGAGCTGTCTGAAAATGATGACGAGGAAGAAGATTATGAGGATGATAAAGATGATGACATCAGCGATACTTTCTCAGAACCAGGTACTAGCAATGTTGGGGTTTGTTAACGTGGAGGTTAATGGATTTGTCTGCTAAGCAGAAAAGAATGCTTTATAGTTACAGATGAGCAGCACTGATCTTAAATTATGAACTTTCATCCTAGATTTTCTGAGTGCTTTGCAAGATGCAATTAATTAAAACTATCCAAGGTGTCTGTTGCCCTGTTTTGGGAAAACCTGCCTAAACTGTGGTCATACAAAAAACATAATGATGGAGAATACAGGAAACCTAGTTTGTAAGCTAAATCATAGAGCATCTACATGCAATTGTTGTCATCTGGTTTTGTGACTTGACAATAGGATGTGCAGAGCTTTCTAGTCTTCAGTAGGTTGCTGCTTTGAATTTATCCAGCGTTGTATCACTTGATAGCTGGTATGAAGTCATAGCCTGAGTGAAATGATTTCATGATTGCTTAAGTCCTACTGTAGGTACAGTTTTCCACAGAATCCAGAGAATACCTACCACTGAAACTAACAGAACTGTTTCTTGGTGGTTTTCAGCAGTAACACTTAGTGAGTCTTCAAAGGATACTgaattcttctcttctgcatctAGAAATGGAGCCTtaacaacagaaataagaacTAACCTTCACCTAGAAGGTAACAAAGCGGTaatgtgcaaaaataaaatccaaagggaagaaagggacaGGACTGTAGCCAAGTATTAGTTTCATTGTAGAAAGTGTCATAATATTCACATTTCATAAGTGCTTTGTAGTAG encodes the following:
- the CREBRF gene encoding CREB3 regulatory factor isoform X2 → MPQDSGSACDGSCVAALGAVFLHAARFSEVVVLPSVSGMDPPFGDAFRSHVFSEQTLMSTDLLASSSDPDFMYELDREMDYQQSSRDNLLSMEDCKDLENLESFTDILDKEAALTSKWEQWDTYCEDLTKYTKLTSCDIWGTKEVDYLGLDDFSSPYQDEEVISKTPTLAQLNSEDSQPVSDSLYYPDLLLSVKQNPLNSLLPGKKIANRAAAPVCSSKNVQAEAPLSDCVQKASKPATQPASSTQIMVKTNVCNNEKVNIHVECKDYVKKAKVKINPLPQSRPVLSQTHADAAKENTCYCGAVAKRQERKGIESPHSHSTPPGLPFKETQELLLSPTQETPGLIVGESSLSASASVSDSSQKKEEHNYSLFVTDSLGEQSAKGDPEEDEDDDDDIEDEDHDEGFGSEHELSENDDEEEDYEDDKDDDISDTFSEPVTLSESSKDTEFFSSASRNGALTTEIRTNLHLEGYENDSVEDLKEMTAISSRKRGKRRYFWEYSEQLTPSQQERMLRPSEWNRDTLPSNMYQKNGLHHGKYAAKKSRRTDVEDLTPNPRKLLQIGNELRKLNKVISDLTPVSELPLTARPRSRKEKNKLASRACRLKKKAQYEANKVKLWGLNTEYDNLLFVINSIKQEIVNRVQVPKDDRGVNMEQKLNVLIKDTIGLPVAGQTSEFVNQVLEKTAEGDPTGGLVGLRIPMSKV
- the CREBRF gene encoding CREB3 regulatory factor isoform X4, producing the protein MPQDSGSACDGSCVAALGAVFLHAARFSEVVVLPSVSGMDPPFGDAFRSHVFSEQTLMSTDLLASSSDPDFMYELDREMDYQQSSRDNLLSMEDCKDLENLESFTDILDKEAALTSKWEQWDTYCEDLTKYTKLTSCDIWGTKEVDYLGLDDFSSPYQDEEVISKTPTLAQLNSEDSQPVSDSLYYPDLLLSVKQNPLNSLLPGKKIANRAAAPVCSSKNVQAEAPLSDCVQKASKPATQPASSTQIMVKTNVCNNEKVNIHVECKDYVKKAKVKINPLPQSRPVLSQTHADAAKENTCYCGAVAKRQERKGIESPHSHSTPPGLPFKETQELLLSPTQETPGLIVGESSLSASASVSDSSQKKEEHNYSLFVTDSLGEQSAKGDPEEDEDDDDDIEDEDHDEGFGSEHELSENDDEEEDYEDDKDDDISDTFSEPGYENDSVEDLKEMTAISSRKRGKRRYFWEYSEQLTPSQQERMLRPSEWNRDTLPSNMYQKNGLHHGKYAAKKSRRTDVEDLTPNPRKLLQIGNELRKLNKVISDLTPVSELPLTARPRSRKEKNKLASRACRLKKKAQYEANKVKLWGLNTEYDNLLFVINSIKQEIVNRVQVPKDDRGVNMEQKLNVLIKDTIGLPVAGQTSEFVNQVLEKTAEGDPTGGLVGLRIPMSKV
- the CREBRF gene encoding CREB3 regulatory factor isoform X3; the protein is MPQPSVSGMDPPFGDAFRSHVFSEQTLMSTDLLASSSDPDFMYELDREMDYQQSSRDNLLSMEDCKDLENLESFTDILDKEAALTSKWEQWDTYCEDLTKYTKLTSCDIWGTKEVDYLGLDDFSSPYQDEEVISKTPTLAQLNSEDSQPVSDSLYYPDLLLSVKQNPLNSLLPGKKIANRAAAPVCSSKNVQAEAPLSDCVQKASKPATQPASSTQIMVKTNVCNNEKVNIHVECKDYVKKAKVKINPLPQSRPVLSQTHADAAKENTCYCGAVAKRQERKGIESPHSHSTPPGLPFKETQELLLSPTQETPGLIVGESSLSASASVSDSSQKKEEHNYSLFVTDSLGEQSAKGDPEEDEDDDDDIEDEDHDEGFGSEHELSENDDEEEDYEDDKDDDISDTFSEPAVTLSESSKDTEFFSSASRNGALTTEIRTNLHLEGYENDSVEDLKEMTAISSRKRGKRRYFWEYSEQLTPSQQERMLRPSEWNRDTLPSNMYQKNGLHHGKYAAKKSRRTDVEDLTPNPRKLLQIGNELRKLNKVISDLTPVSELPLTARPRSRKEKNKLASRACRLKKKAQYEANKVKLWGLNTEYDNLLFVINSIKQEIVNRVQVPKDDRGVNMEQKLNVLIKDTIGLPVAGQTSEFVNQVLEKTAEGDPTGGLVGLRIPMSKV
- the CREBRF gene encoding CREB3 regulatory factor isoform X1, which encodes MPQDSGSACDGSCVAALGAVFLHAARFSEVVVLPSVSGMDPPFGDAFRSHVFSEQTLMSTDLLASSSDPDFMYELDREMDYQQSSRDNLLSMEDCKDLENLESFTDILDKEAALTSKWEQWDTYCEDLTKYTKLTSCDIWGTKEVDYLGLDDFSSPYQDEEVISKTPTLAQLNSEDSQPVSDSLYYPDLLLSVKQNPLNSLLPGKKIANRAAAPVCSSKNVQAEAPLSDCVQKASKPATQPASSTQIMVKTNVCNNEKVNIHVECKDYVKKAKVKINPLPQSRPVLSQTHADAAKENTCYCGAVAKRQERKGIESPHSHSTPPGLPFKETQELLLSPTQETPGLIVGESSLSASASVSDSSQKKEEHNYSLFVTDSLGEQSAKGDPEEDEDDDDDIEDEDHDEGFGSEHELSENDDEEEDYEDDKDDDISDTFSEPAVTLSESSKDTEFFSSASRNGALTTEIRTNLHLEGYENDSVEDLKEMTAISSRKRGKRRYFWEYSEQLTPSQQERMLRPSEWNRDTLPSNMYQKNGLHHGKYAAKKSRRTDVEDLTPNPRKLLQIGNELRKLNKVISDLTPVSELPLTARPRSRKEKNKLASRACRLKKKAQYEANKVKLWGLNTEYDNLLFVINSIKQEIVNRVQVPKDDRGVNMEQKLNVLIKDTIGLPVAGQTSEFVNQVLEKTAEGDPTGGLVGLRIPMSKV
- the CREBRF gene encoding CREB3 regulatory factor isoform X5, which produces MPQPSVSGMDPPFGDAFRSHVFSEQTLMSTDLLASSSDPDFMYELDREMDYQQSSRDNLLSMEDCKDLENLESFTDILDKEAALTSKWEQWDTYCEDLTKYTKLTSCDIWGTKEVDYLGLDDFSSPYQDEEVISKTPTLAQLNSEDSQPVSDSLYYPDLLLSVKQNPLNSLLPGKKIANRAAAPVCSSKNVQAEAPLSDCVQKASKPATQPASSTQIMVKTNVCNNEKVNIHVECKDYVKKAKVKINPLPQSRPVLSQTHADAAKENTCYCGAVAKRQERKGIESPHSHSTPPGLPFKETQELLLSPTQETPGLIVGESSLSASASVSDSSQKKEEHNYSLFVTDSLGEQSAKGDPEEDEDDDDDIEDEDHDEGFGSEHELSENDDEEEDYEDDKDDDISDTFSEPGYENDSVEDLKEMTAISSRKRGKRRYFWEYSEQLTPSQQERMLRPSEWNRDTLPSNMYQKNGLHHGKYAAKKSRRTDVEDLTPNPRKLLQIGNELRKLNKVISDLTPVSELPLTARPRSRKEKNKLASRACRLKKKAQYEANKVKLWGLNTEYDNLLFVINSIKQEIVNRVQVPKDDRGVNMEQKLNVLIKDTIGLPVAGQTSEFVNQVLEKTAEGDPTGGLVGLRIPMSKV
- the CREBRF gene encoding CREB3 regulatory factor isoform X6; the encoded protein is MDYQQSSRDNLLSMEDCKDLENLESFTDILDKEAALTSKWEQWDTYCEDLTKYTKLTSCDIWGTKEVDYLGLDDFSSPYQDEEVISKTPTLAQLNSEDSQPVSDSLYYPDLLLSVKQNPLNSLLPGKKIANRAAAPVCSSKNVQAEAPLSDCVQKASKPATQPASSTQIMVKTNVCNNEKVNIHVECKDYVKKAKVKINPLPQSRPVLSQTHADAAKENTCYCGAVAKRQERKGIESPHSHSTPPGLPFKETQELLLSPTQETPGLIVGESSLSASASVSDSSQKKEEHNYSLFVTDSLGEQSAKGDPEEDEDDDDDIEDEDHDEGFGSEHELSENDDEEEDYEDDKDDDISDTFSEPAVTLSESSKDTEFFSSASRNGALTTEIRTNLHLEGYENDSVEDLKEMTAISSRKRGKRRYFWEYSEQLTPSQQERMLRPSEWNRDTLPSNMYQKNGLHHGKYAAKKSRRTDVEDLTPNPRKLLQIGNELRKLNKVISDLTPVSELPLTARPRSRKEKNKLASRACRLKKKAQYEANKVKLWGLNTEYDNLLFVINSIKQEIVNRVQVPKDDRGVNMEQKLNVLIKDTIGLPVAGQTSEFVNQVLEKTAEGDPTGGLVGLRIPMSKV